One region of Papaver somniferum cultivar HN1 unplaced genomic scaffold, ASM357369v1 unplaced-scaffold_131, whole genome shotgun sequence genomic DNA includes:
- the LOC113332495 gene encoding galactolipid galactosyltransferase SFR2, chloroplastic-like isoform X3 — protein sequence MAFSVIFIAATKLAGILVTVTVAANAFSFSRYRKKNLLPFDSPIDESSDTLAVFNIDEEENGFFFGLATAPAHVEDKLNDAWLQFAEELPDDKKKDKGKSKEQQPADALMASATADGGSQQAPIAPKKAEKVKRKKSLKISMEAMIRGFEKYVEVEEEEPEASTEGSHNVAAWHNVPYPEERLRFWSDPDTELKLAKDTGIGVFRMGIDWSRIMPVEPVNGLKEAVDYAALDRYKWIIQRVRFYGMKVMLTLFHHSLPPWAGDYGGWKLEKTVDYFVDFTRLVVDSVSELVDYWVTFNEPHVFCMLTYCAGAWPGGNPDMLEVATSALPSGVFKQSMHWIAIAHSKAYDYIHEKSTVSKEMVGVAHHVSFMRPYGLFDIAAVSVASSMTLYPFVDSVSDKLDFIGINYYGQEVLCGAGMKLVENDEYSESGRGIYPDGLFRMLLQFHERYKHLNLPFIVTENGVSDETDLIRRPYLLEHLLAIHAAMLMGVPVLGYLFWTISDNWEWADGYGPKFGLVAVDRANNLARIPRPSYKLFSEVAKTGKITSRDRARAWNELQSAAKQQKERPFYRAVNKNGLMYAGGLDKPTWRHYTKRDWRFGHYKMDGLQDPLSRCSRLLLHPFSHKKGKGTQTDNADLVMEPLV from the exons ATGGCATTTTCAGTAATATTCATTGCGGCAACTAAACTCGCCGGAATCTTAGTGACAGTCACGGTAGCTGCTAATGCTTTCTCGTTTTCACGGTACCGGAAAAAGAATCTTCTCCCGTTTGATTCACCTATTGACGAATCTTCTGATACGCTAGCTGTTTTCAATATTGATG AGGAAGAAAATGGGTTCTTTTTTGGATTGGCAACAGCACCAGCACATGTTGAAGACAAGCTTAATGATGCTTGGCTTCAGTTTGCGGAGGAACTCCCTGATGATAAAAAGAAAGACAAGGGGAAGTCTAAAGAACAACAGCCAGCAGATGCATTAATGGCTTCAGCGACTGCAGATGGCGGTTCTCAACAAGCTCCCATAGCTCCCAAAAAGGCTGAGAAGGTGAAAAGGAAGAAGTCTCTTAAGATATCAATGGAAGCTATGATCAGAGGGTTTGAGAAGTATGtggaagtggaagaagaagaacctgaggCTAGCACAGAAGGCAGTCATAATGTAGCTGCGTGGCACAACGTGCCTTATCC GGAGGAGCGGCTAAGATTTTGGTCTGACCCCGATACTGAGTTGAAGCTTGCTAAAGATACTGGAATCGGTGTTTTCCGGATGGGAATAGATTGGTCAAGGATCATGCCTGTGGAGCCAGTAAATGGACTTAAAGAAGCA GTAGATTATGCAGCCTTAGATCGATATAAATGGATCATCCAAAGGGTTCGTTTCTATGGTATGAAGGTTATGCTGACTCTATTCCATCATTCTCTTCCACCATGGGCTGGAGATTATGGGGGCTGGAAACTGGAGAAAACTGTCGATTATTTTGTGGATTTTACAAG ACTTGTTGTTGACAGTGTATCAGAGTTGGTTGACTACTGGGTAACTTTTAATGAGCCTCATGTCTTTTGCATGTTAACCTATTGCGCTGGTGCTTGGCCTGGTGGTAATCCTGACATGTTAGAGGTCGCAACGTCTGCTCTACCTAGTGGTGTTTTCAAGCAAAGTATGCACTGGATTGCAATTGCTCATTCCAAGGCTTATGACTATATACATGAAAAAAG TACCGTATCAAAGGAAATGGTTGGAGTAGCGCACCATGTTTCGTTTATGCGTCCATATGGTCTTTTTGACATTGCCGCTGTTTCAGTGGCGAGCTCTATGACCCTTTACCCATTTGTGGACAGTGTCTCTGACAAGTTGGATTTCATAGGGATAAACTACTATGGACAG GAAGTCTTATGTGGAGCTGGGATGAAACTTGTCGAAAATGATGAGTACAGTGAGTCAGGACGTGGGATCTACCCTGATGGCTTGTTCAGGATGCTGCTTCAGTTCCATGAGAGGTACAAACACCTAAATCTACCCTTCATAGTAACTGAAAATGGAGTATCTGATGAGACTGACTTGATCCGGCGACCATACCTGTTGGAGCATTTACTCGCTATACATGCTGCAATGCTCATG GGTGTCCCTGTCCTTGGTTATCTTTTCTGGACTATCTCGGATAACTGGGAGTGGGCAGATGGATATGGTCCCAAATTTGGTCTTGTAGCGGTTGACCGTGCCAATAATCTTGCTCGCATTCCACGCCCTTCATACAAACTTTTTTCTGAG GTGGCAAAAACTGGAAAAATTACAAGCCGAGACAGAGCACGTGCTTGGAATGAACTCCAAAGTGCTGCAAAGCAGCAAAAGGAGAGACCATTTTACAGAGCAGTTAATAAAAATGGACTTATGTATGCAG GCGGCCTTGATAAACCCACCTGGAGGCATTATACTAAAAGGGACTGGCGATTTGGTCATTACAAGATGGATGGTCTTCAGGATCCACTGAGTCGTTGTTCCAGATTACTGTTGCATcctttctcacataaaaagggaaaGGGAACTCAAACTGATAATGCTGATTTGGTTATGGAGCCTCTTGTGTAG
- the LOC113332495 gene encoding beta-glucosidase-like SFR2, chloroplastic isoform X2: protein MAFSVIFIAATKLAGILVTVTVAANAFSFSRYRKKNLLPFDSPIDESSDTLAVFNIDEEENGFFFGLATAPAHVEDKLNDAWLQFAEELPDDKKKDKGKSKEQQPADALMASATADGGSQQAPIAPKKAEKVKRKKSLKISMEAMIRGFEKYVEVEEEEPEASTEGSHNVAAWHNVPYPEERLRFWSDPDTELKLAKDTGIGVFRMGIDWSRIMPVEPVNGLKEAVDYAALDRYKWIIQRVRFYGMKVMLTLFHHSLPPWAGDYGGWKLEKTVDYFVDFTRLVVDSVSELVDYWVTFNEPHVFCMLTYCAGAWPGGNPDMLEVATSALPSGVFKQSMHWIAIAHSKAYDYIHEKSSTVSKEMVGVAHHVSFMRPYGLFDIAAVSVASSMTLYPFVDSVSDKLDFIGINYYGQEVLCGAGMKLVENDEYSESGRGIYPDGLFRMLLQFHERYKHLNLPFIVTENGVSDETDLIRRPYLLEHLLAIHAAMLMGVPVLGYLFWTISDNWEWADGYGPKFGLVAVDRANNLARIPRPSYKLFSEVAKTGKITSRDRARAWNELQSAAKQQKERPFYRAVNKNGLMYAGGLDKPTWRHYTKRDWRFGHYKMDGLQDPLSRCSRLLLHPFSHKKGKGTQTDNADLVMEPLV, encoded by the exons ATGGCATTTTCAGTAATATTCATTGCGGCAACTAAACTCGCCGGAATCTTAGTGACAGTCACGGTAGCTGCTAATGCTTTCTCGTTTTCACGGTACCGGAAAAAGAATCTTCTCCCGTTTGATTCACCTATTGACGAATCTTCTGATACGCTAGCTGTTTTCAATATTGATG AGGAAGAAAATGGGTTCTTTTTTGGATTGGCAACAGCACCAGCACATGTTGAAGACAAGCTTAATGATGCTTGGCTTCAGTTTGCGGAGGAACTCCCTGATGATAAAAAGAAAGACAAGGGGAAGTCTAAAGAACAACAGCCAGCAGATGCATTAATGGCTTCAGCGACTGCAGATGGCGGTTCTCAACAAGCTCCCATAGCTCCCAAAAAGGCTGAGAAGGTGAAAAGGAAGAAGTCTCTTAAGATATCAATGGAAGCTATGATCAGAGGGTTTGAGAAGTATGtggaagtggaagaagaagaacctgaggCTAGCACAGAAGGCAGTCATAATGTAGCTGCGTGGCACAACGTGCCTTATCC GGAGGAGCGGCTAAGATTTTGGTCTGACCCCGATACTGAGTTGAAGCTTGCTAAAGATACTGGAATCGGTGTTTTCCGGATGGGAATAGATTGGTCAAGGATCATGCCTGTGGAGCCAGTAAATGGACTTAAAGAAGCA GTAGATTATGCAGCCTTAGATCGATATAAATGGATCATCCAAAGGGTTCGTTTCTATGGTATGAAGGTTATGCTGACTCTATTCCATCATTCTCTTCCACCATGGGCTGGAGATTATGGGGGCTGGAAACTGGAGAAAACTGTCGATTATTTTGTGGATTTTACAAG ACTTGTTGTTGACAGTGTATCAGAGTTGGTTGACTACTGGGTAACTTTTAATGAGCCTCATGTCTTTTGCATGTTAACCTATTGCGCTGGTGCTTGGCCTGGTGGTAATCCTGACATGTTAGAGGTCGCAACGTCTGCTCTACCTAGTGGTGTTTTCAAGCAAAGTATGCACTGGATTGCAATTGCTCATTCCAAGGCTTATGACTATATACATGAAAAAAG CAGTACCGTATCAAAGGAAATGGTTGGAGTAGCGCACCATGTTTCGTTTATGCGTCCATATGGTCTTTTTGACATTGCCGCTGTTTCAGTGGCGAGCTCTATGACCCTTTACCCATTTGTGGACAGTGTCTCTGACAAGTTGGATTTCATAGGGATAAACTACTATGGACAG GAAGTCTTATGTGGAGCTGGGATGAAACTTGTCGAAAATGATGAGTACAGTGAGTCAGGACGTGGGATCTACCCTGATGGCTTGTTCAGGATGCTGCTTCAGTTCCATGAGAGGTACAAACACCTAAATCTACCCTTCATAGTAACTGAAAATGGAGTATCTGATGAGACTGACTTGATCCGGCGACCATACCTGTTGGAGCATTTACTCGCTATACATGCTGCAATGCTCATG GGTGTCCCTGTCCTTGGTTATCTTTTCTGGACTATCTCGGATAACTGGGAGTGGGCAGATGGATATGGTCCCAAATTTGGTCTTGTAGCGGTTGACCGTGCCAATAATCTTGCTCGCATTCCACGCCCTTCATACAAACTTTTTTCTGAG GTGGCAAAAACTGGAAAAATTACAAGCCGAGACAGAGCACGTGCTTGGAATGAACTCCAAAGTGCTGCAAAGCAGCAAAAGGAGAGACCATTTTACAGAGCAGTTAATAAAAATGGACTTATGTATGCAG GCGGCCTTGATAAACCCACCTGGAGGCATTATACTAAAAGGGACTGGCGATTTGGTCATTACAAGATGGATGGTCTTCAGGATCCACTGAGTCGTTGTTCCAGATTACTGTTGCATcctttctcacataaaaagggaaaGGGAACTCAAACTGATAATGCTGATTTGGTTATGGAGCCTCTTGTGTAG
- the LOC113332495 gene encoding beta-glucosidase-like SFR2, chloroplastic isoform X1 gives MAFSVIFIAATKLAGILVTVTVAANAFSFSRYRKKNLLPFDSPIDESSDTLAVFNIDEEENGFFFGLATAPAHVEDKLNDAWLQFAEELPDDKKKDKGKSKEQQPADALMASATADGGSQQAPIAPKKAEKVKRKKSLKISMEAMIRGFEKYVEVEEEEPEASTEGSHNVAAWHNVPYPEERLRFWSDPDTELKLAKDTGIGVFRMGIDWSRIMPVEPVNGLKEAVDYAALDRYKWIIQRVRFYGMKVMLTLFHHSLPPWAGDYGGWKLEKTVDYFVDFTRLVVDSVSELVDYWVTFNEPHVFCMLTYCAGAWPGGNPDMLEVATSALPSGVFKQSMHWIAIAHSKAYDYIHEKSGSSTVSKEMVGVAHHVSFMRPYGLFDIAAVSVASSMTLYPFVDSVSDKLDFIGINYYGQEVLCGAGMKLVENDEYSESGRGIYPDGLFRMLLQFHERYKHLNLPFIVTENGVSDETDLIRRPYLLEHLLAIHAAMLMGVPVLGYLFWTISDNWEWADGYGPKFGLVAVDRANNLARIPRPSYKLFSEVAKTGKITSRDRARAWNELQSAAKQQKERPFYRAVNKNGLMYAGGLDKPTWRHYTKRDWRFGHYKMDGLQDPLSRCSRLLLHPFSHKKGKGTQTDNADLVMEPLV, from the exons ATGGCATTTTCAGTAATATTCATTGCGGCAACTAAACTCGCCGGAATCTTAGTGACAGTCACGGTAGCTGCTAATGCTTTCTCGTTTTCACGGTACCGGAAAAAGAATCTTCTCCCGTTTGATTCACCTATTGACGAATCTTCTGATACGCTAGCTGTTTTCAATATTGATG AGGAAGAAAATGGGTTCTTTTTTGGATTGGCAACAGCACCAGCACATGTTGAAGACAAGCTTAATGATGCTTGGCTTCAGTTTGCGGAGGAACTCCCTGATGATAAAAAGAAAGACAAGGGGAAGTCTAAAGAACAACAGCCAGCAGATGCATTAATGGCTTCAGCGACTGCAGATGGCGGTTCTCAACAAGCTCCCATAGCTCCCAAAAAGGCTGAGAAGGTGAAAAGGAAGAAGTCTCTTAAGATATCAATGGAAGCTATGATCAGAGGGTTTGAGAAGTATGtggaagtggaagaagaagaacctgaggCTAGCACAGAAGGCAGTCATAATGTAGCTGCGTGGCACAACGTGCCTTATCC GGAGGAGCGGCTAAGATTTTGGTCTGACCCCGATACTGAGTTGAAGCTTGCTAAAGATACTGGAATCGGTGTTTTCCGGATGGGAATAGATTGGTCAAGGATCATGCCTGTGGAGCCAGTAAATGGACTTAAAGAAGCA GTAGATTATGCAGCCTTAGATCGATATAAATGGATCATCCAAAGGGTTCGTTTCTATGGTATGAAGGTTATGCTGACTCTATTCCATCATTCTCTTCCACCATGGGCTGGAGATTATGGGGGCTGGAAACTGGAGAAAACTGTCGATTATTTTGTGGATTTTACAAG ACTTGTTGTTGACAGTGTATCAGAGTTGGTTGACTACTGGGTAACTTTTAATGAGCCTCATGTCTTTTGCATGTTAACCTATTGCGCTGGTGCTTGGCCTGGTGGTAATCCTGACATGTTAGAGGTCGCAACGTCTGCTCTACCTAGTGGTGTTTTCAAGCAAAGTATGCACTGGATTGCAATTGCTCATTCCAAGGCTTATGACTATATACATGAAAAAAG TGGCAGCAGTACCGTATCAAAGGAAATGGTTGGAGTAGCGCACCATGTTTCGTTTATGCGTCCATATGGTCTTTTTGACATTGCCGCTGTTTCAGTGGCGAGCTCTATGACCCTTTACCCATTTGTGGACAGTGTCTCTGACAAGTTGGATTTCATAGGGATAAACTACTATGGACAG GAAGTCTTATGTGGAGCTGGGATGAAACTTGTCGAAAATGATGAGTACAGTGAGTCAGGACGTGGGATCTACCCTGATGGCTTGTTCAGGATGCTGCTTCAGTTCCATGAGAGGTACAAACACCTAAATCTACCCTTCATAGTAACTGAAAATGGAGTATCTGATGAGACTGACTTGATCCGGCGACCATACCTGTTGGAGCATTTACTCGCTATACATGCTGCAATGCTCATG GGTGTCCCTGTCCTTGGTTATCTTTTCTGGACTATCTCGGATAACTGGGAGTGGGCAGATGGATATGGTCCCAAATTTGGTCTTGTAGCGGTTGACCGTGCCAATAATCTTGCTCGCATTCCACGCCCTTCATACAAACTTTTTTCTGAG GTGGCAAAAACTGGAAAAATTACAAGCCGAGACAGAGCACGTGCTTGGAATGAACTCCAAAGTGCTGCAAAGCAGCAAAAGGAGAGACCATTTTACAGAGCAGTTAATAAAAATGGACTTATGTATGCAG GCGGCCTTGATAAACCCACCTGGAGGCATTATACTAAAAGGGACTGGCGATTTGGTCATTACAAGATGGATGGTCTTCAGGATCCACTGAGTCGTTGTTCCAGATTACTGTTGCATcctttctcacataaaaagggaaaGGGAACTCAAACTGATAATGCTGATTTGGTTATGGAGCCTCTTGTGTAG